The Roseovarius indicus genome has a segment encoding these proteins:
- the queE gene encoding 7-carboxy-7-deazaguanine synthase QueE, which translates to MTTRDTIRVSEIFGPTIQGEGALIGQPTVFVRTGGCDYRCSWCDSLHAVDSEYRDTWKAMPPEDILAEIEKLTGGKPIMVTLSGGNPATQPLDRLIEQGKAKGYSFAMETQGSVVKPWFADLQMLVLSPKPPSSGMGTDWRVVANCVRTAKAAPTVLKIVVFDEADYAFAREASERFRELPIYLQPGNHTPPPPEDDSATVDQEGIDERMRWLVDKVVEDKWYGARVLPQLHVMLWGNKRGV; encoded by the coding sequence ATGACCACGCGCGACACCATCCGCGTGTCCGAGATCTTCGGGCCGACGATCCAGGGCGAGGGGGCGCTGATCGGGCAGCCGACGGTGTTCGTGCGCACCGGCGGCTGCGATTACCGCTGTTCCTGGTGCGACAGCCTGCATGCGGTGGATTCGGAGTATCGGGATACGTGGAAGGCCATGCCGCCCGAGGACATCCTGGCCGAGATCGAAAAGCTGACCGGGGGCAAGCCGATCATGGTGACGCTGTCGGGTGGGAACCCCGCGACGCAGCCGCTCGACCGGCTGATCGAGCAGGGCAAGGCCAAGGGCTACAGCTTTGCGATGGAGACGCAGGGCTCGGTCGTGAAGCCGTGGTTCGCCGATCTGCAGATGCTGGTGCTGAGCCCCAAGCCGCCGTCGTCGGGCATGGGCACCGACTGGCGGGTCGTGGCGAATTGCGTGCGGACGGCGAAGGCGGCGCCGACGGTGCTGAAGATCGTGGTTTTCGACGAGGCGGATTACGCCTTTGCGCGCGAGGCGTCGGAGCGGTTCCGGGAGCTGCCGATCTATTTGCAGCCGGGCAACCACACGCCGCCGCCACCCGAGGATGACAGCGCGACGGTCGACCAGGAGGGCATCGACGAGCGCATGCGCTGGCTGGTGGACAAGGTGGTGGAAGACAAGTGGTACGGGGCGCGCGTGCTGCCGCAGCTGCATGTCATGCTGTGGGGCAACAAGCGGGGCGTCTGA
- the queD gene encoding 6-carboxytetrahydropterin synthase QueD, translating into MYRITKEFAFSASHQLKDLPSDHQCARLHGHNYVVVVELASAELNAHGFVRDYHELGPLKRYIDDELDHRHLNDVLGDDMVTAERLAKHFHDWCADRWPETAAVKVSETPKTWAEYRP; encoded by the coding sequence ATGTACCGGATCACCAAGGAATTCGCCTTTTCGGCCTCGCACCAGTTGAAGGATCTGCCGTCCGATCACCAATGCGCGCGGTTGCACGGGCATAATTACGTGGTCGTCGTGGAGCTGGCGAGTGCGGAGCTGAATGCGCATGGCTTCGTGCGCGACTATCACGAGCTGGGGCCGCTGAAGCGGTATATCGACGACGAGCTCGATCACCGGCACCTGAATGACGTTCTGGGGGATGACATGGTGACAGCCGAGCGGCTGGCGAAGCATTTTCATGACTGGTGCGCGGACCGGTGGCCCGAGACCGCGGCCGTGAAGGTCAGCGAGACGCCCAAGACATGGGCCGAGTACCGCCCATGA
- the queC gene encoding 7-cyano-7-deazaguanine synthase QueC, whose product MDTIVICSGGLDSVSLAYKVAAEHRLRGLLSFDYGQRHVKEVEYAAACARKLGVPHKVVDISTVGAALSGSALTDDVDVPDGHYAEETMKITIVPNRNAIMLAIAFGMAAAEKADAVAAAVHGGDHFIYPDCRPGFIDAFQAMQNHALEGVAEVQLYTPFVTISKADIVSEGAKHGTPFAETWSCYKGGAVHCGRCGTCVERREAFDIAGVEDPTVYADPDYWREAVERA is encoded by the coding sequence ATGGATACGATTGTCATCTGCTCGGGCGGGCTCGATTCCGTGTCGCTCGCGTACAAGGTCGCGGCGGAACACCGCCTGCGGGGCCTGCTGTCCTTTGACTACGGGCAGCGGCATGTGAAAGAGGTCGAATACGCGGCGGCCTGCGCGCGCAAGCTGGGCGTGCCGCACAAGGTGGTGGATATCTCGACCGTGGGCGCCGCCCTGTCGGGGTCGGCCCTCACCGACGATGTCGACGTGCCCGACGGGCATTATGCCGAGGAGACGATGAAGATCACCATCGTGCCCAACCGCAACGCCATCATGCTGGCGATCGCCTTCGGCATGGCCGCGGCCGAGAAGGCCGACGCGGTGGCGGCGGCGGTGCATGGGGGCGATCACTTCATCTATCCCGATTGCCGGCCGGGGTTCATCGACGCGTTTCAGGCGATGCAAAATCATGCGCTGGAGGGGGTTGCCGAGGTGCAGCTTTACACGCCGTTCGTCACCATCTCGAAGGCGGATATCGTGAGTGAGGGGGCGAAGCATGGCACGCCCTTTGCCGAGACATGGTCGTGTTACAAGGGCGGCGCCGTGCATTGCGGGCGCTGTGGCACCTGTGTCGAGCGGCGCGAGGCGTTCGATATTGCCGGGGTCGAGGACCCGACGGTCTATGCCGACCCGGATTACTGGCGCGAAGCGGTGGAGCGGGCCTGA
- a CDS encoding LysR family transcriptional regulator, which yields MTQRPLPPFSAIRAFEAAARHLSFKSAAEELCVTPSAISHQVKTLEEHLGQPVFVRAANKLALTRAGEAYAEALTGILGDLVAATGRATAGAKAGPFRVQATAAFNARWLVPRLERCPLRGALSVTTAAGAPDTDFSRNEADLIVHWLDSPIPGCHVLPMLKTVRYPVASPEVAARIEAPQDLLKEPLLRDQELDCWAEWFRAAGVVASEDSLGGEFNANCDINLAAAERGQGVSLAWDAIARATLEEGRLVRLFDIETEPVVIYSVAYPEARADDPRIAAMRDWLLHESLEDGTSADPVRVEAAQ from the coding sequence ATGACCCAGCGCCCGCTTCCCCCGTTTTCCGCCATCCGTGCCTTCGAGGCCGCGGCACGGCATCTGAGCTTCAAATCCGCCGCCGAGGAGCTGTGCGTGACGCCGTCTGCGATCAGCCACCAGGTGAAAACGCTTGAGGAGCATCTGGGCCAGCCGGTCTTCGTGCGGGCGGCGAACAAGCTGGCGCTGACGCGGGCGGGGGAGGCCTATGCGGAGGCGCTCACGGGCATCCTCGGCGATCTCGTCGCGGCCACGGGCCGGGCGACGGCGGGGGCCAAGGCCGGGCCGTTCCGGGTGCAGGCGACGGCGGCGTTCAACGCGCGCTGGCTGGTGCCCCGGCTGGAGCGGTGCCCGTTGCGGGGGGCGCTGTCGGTGACCACGGCCGCCGGGGCGCCGGACACGGATTTCAGCCGGAACGAGGCCGACCTGATCGTGCATTGGCTCGACAGCCCGATTCCCGGCTGCCACGTGCTTCCGATGCTGAAAACGGTGCGCTATCCGGTGGCGAGCCCCGAAGTGGCCGCACGGATCGAGGCCCCGCAGGATTTGCTGAAGGAACCGCTTTTGCGTGATCAGGAGCTTGATTGCTGGGCCGAGTGGTTCCGTGCGGCGGGGGTGGTGGCGTCGGAAGACAGCCTTGGCGGAGAGTTCAACGCCAATTGCGATATCAACCTGGCGGCGGCCGAGCGGGGGCAGGGCGTGTCGCTGGCATGGGATGCCATCGCGCGGGCCACGCTGGAGGAGGGGCGGCTGGTGCGGCTTTTCGATATCGAGACCGAGCCGGTGGTGATTTATTCGGTGGCCTACCCGGAAGCACGGGCCGACGACCCGCGCATCGCGGCGATGCGCGACTGGCTGTTGCACGAAAGCCTGGAGGACGGCACCAGCGCCGATCCGGTACGGGTCGAAGCGGCGCAATAG
- a CDS encoding DUF6647 family protein — translation MQPLPRFARSRIAQMAIALCLGLGPTTTHAAEPRPDWQLATSLPDLIHTLDHWLDAESPYPARETAPRIRLISPQQARAMSNGGGRLGSTRRGLYDPDTQTIFLVRPWSMRNPQDVSVLLHELTHHRQATARHWYCPGQQELPAYRLQAAWLAERGESISINWIAASLAAGCTPDDFHPD, via the coding sequence ATGCAACCCCTGCCCCGGTTCGCGCGATCGCGGATCGCCCAGATGGCTATTGCCCTGTGCCTGGGCCTCGGCCCAACCACCACCCACGCCGCCGAGCCGCGGCCCGACTGGCAGCTTGCTACCTCTCTGCCCGACCTCATCCATACGCTCGACCACTGGCTCGACGCCGAAAGCCCCTACCCGGCCCGCGAGACCGCACCGCGCATCCGCCTGATTTCGCCCCAGCAGGCGCGGGCCATGTCGAATGGCGGCGGGCGGCTTGGCTCGACCCGCCGCGGCCTCTACGACCCTGACACGCAAACCATTTTCCTTGTCCGCCCGTGGTCGATGCGCAACCCGCAGGACGTGAGCGTCCTGCTGCACGAACTCACCCACCACCGGCAGGCCACGGCCCGGCACTGGTACTGCCCCGGCCAACAGGAACTGCCCGCCTACCGGCTTCAGGCGGCATGGCTGGCCGAACGGGGCGAGAGCATTTCGATCAACTGGATCGCCGCCAGCCTCGCGGCAGGCTGCACGCCCGACGATTTCCACCCCGATTAA
- a CDS encoding cupin domain-containing protein — protein sequence MCSETGSAKPTVMIDNARVRVTEWRFAKPGDNTGWHRHEYDYVVVPLFDGVLEIDLGNGERVTAPMQNGVPYFRELGVEHDVINGNDFECAFVEVELLEPKPEA from the coding sequence ATGTGCTCTGAAACCGGCTCGGCCAAACCCACCGTCATGATCGACAACGCCCGCGTCCGCGTCACCGAATGGCGCTTTGCCAAGCCCGGCGACAACACCGGCTGGCACCGTCACGAGTACGACTACGTGGTGGTGCCCCTCTTCGACGGGGTGCTCGAAATCGACCTCGGCAATGGCGAGCGGGTCACCGCGCCCATGCAGAACGGCGTGCCCTACTTCCGCGAGCTGGGCGTCGAGCATGACGTCATCAACGGCAACGACTTCGAATGCGCCTTCGTCGAGGTCGAGCTGCTCGAACCCAAGCCCGAGGCGTAA
- a CDS encoding 3-hydroxybutyrate dehydrogenase — translation MTDLTGKTALVTGSVQGIGLGVAEALAGAGARIAVHGIAGDAQIEEVCTHLKSLGAPEAEFFHGDLRDPAQITHLMQAVADWGGADILVNNAGIQHTAPLADMPHDMWQAIIAVNLSAAFYTMQAALPLMAERGYGRVVNIASVQGLIGSVNKGPYVAAKHGIIGLSKVAALEYAAAGSKESGGVTVNCICPGWTETTLITPQIEARAQEIGGDRAAAVADLLSEKQPSKRTSDPREMGALALWLCDPIAHNVTGTAIPVDGGWTTQ, via the coding sequence ATGACTGACCTGACAGGGAAAACGGCGTTGGTGACGGGCTCGGTGCAGGGCATCGGGCTGGGCGTGGCCGAGGCGCTGGCGGGTGCCGGTGCGCGGATCGCGGTGCATGGCATCGCGGGCGACGCGCAGATCGAGGAGGTCTGCACGCATCTCAAGAGCCTCGGCGCGCCGGAGGCGGAGTTCTTCCACGGCGACCTGCGCGACCCGGCGCAGATCACCCACCTGATGCAGGCCGTGGCCGACTGGGGCGGGGCCGATATCCTCGTGAACAACGCGGGCATACAGCACACCGCGCCCTTGGCCGACATGCCGCATGACATGTGGCAGGCGATCATCGCGGTGAACCTGTCGGCGGCGTTCTACACCATGCAGGCCGCGCTGCCCCTGATGGCCGAGCGGGGCTATGGCCGGGTGGTCAACATCGCCTCGGTGCAGGGGCTGATCGGGTCGGTGAACAAGGGGCCCTACGTGGCGGCCAAGCATGGGATCATCGGGCTTTCAAAGGTGGCGGCGCTGGAATATGCCGCCGCCGGCAGCAAGGAAAGCGGTGGCGTGACGGTGAACTGCATCTGCCCCGGCTGGACCGAGACGACGCTGATCACCCCCCAGATCGAGGCCCGCGCGCAGGAGATAGGCGGCGACCGCGCGGCGGCGGTGGCCGACCTGCTGTCGGAAAAGCAGCCGTCGAAGCGCACCTCGGACCCCAGGGAAATGGGCGCGCTGGCGCTGTGGCTGTGCGACCCGATCGCGCATAACGTGACGGGCACGGCCATTCCGGTCGATGGCGGGTGGACGACGCAGTAG